A stretch of the Marivirga tractuosa DSM 4126 genome encodes the following:
- a CDS encoding FG-GAP-like repeat-containing protein, translating to MTSVIVNAQNFNEVASTGLPAIGNSQIEWADFNNDGFKDVLILGTDNSGGIIFELYSNNQDATFSASGLPIGALKNSNFSIHDFNDDNQLDIFYTGRDDSENIKNYLLINDGTGFTILNDVIGQYYRARILSLDINLDGQLDLIISGYNESNTIEQSVWIQDDLSFTESTDYALPDIAVGSLVAADFNNDGIMDFLTSGENSNAQFETHIYLINKDASLTEKIFSPISNILISDIMAKDFTGDGLTDFVFFGIDGSFNSVKKWYKQDGSNYTEINNVIDVESNASIDMLDLDNDVDKDFAVSGLNNSGNYTTQIYDNDGSGIFTLNGEVLTGASSGSINIVDFNNDSKNDLYVSGYSDVDPDNAIINYLSENNTASTNASPSIPANPASIVSANEVNFSWDKSTDDLSSYNEIKYALTLGSSTGNYDLISPLSLNNGVDPLMAEVSLSTHNQYYLQNLDEGEYFWKVRAIDAGGKSSAFSAKESFIICDSPDLGPDQQICFEDAVHLSAGTASDVVNWYSKNDGLLQNGGNDFSSSFPTNDTIIVEVEKPLGCIVYDTVNVEVIPLPVSMLPADTSACYGSNILLEVSTDFNKVNWYRKDEGLIRSNSEFIEIGLFDNDTIIAELINAEGCIGKDTVLLFTNELPNKIANQNFSLCYGDSLSYTLPNNYDSIRWESYQLGLIASNMQGIDYLFNESDTLLITKVNEKGCSGTDTVSVTINPLPTIGLVSEKRVCEGEIAEISIDGTWANINWRSANNGLIDTNVNSIGIPVTADDSIFVSVEDSFGCVNADTLRLIKKDLPVFDLGNDTTLCIYESILLETSSGFSKVEWESLQQGILEEEDWFLNYEVFQTDTLIATAYAFNGCTYADSIIVNAVDLPQFSLGEDKSICIGDSVSISLDGSPDSVNWYMDGTLLEAHENSIQLLHQNSTTIISEYFNTTNCVNLDTLLVTVNDLPTLNLADTINVCEGEMTTISIDENYQSIDWYSENDGLIASDQIEISFQVTQSDLIWVEVQDTNSCFNSDSIRVIKNNLPEFSLGPDQQICEGNIVQLEIDNPADSINWFNNLGEQLLDTTAILNFEVNQNQTWWAEQWNATSCVFSDTIQVTNIPLPVFDAGDSILICEEAEIQLNPEGINENWTFEWSPAAFLSDASSANPFANPEEDTWFFLEVQNEEGCVYMDSVFVALDQPLILDAGEDRTICLDEVTELGGAPTTDGSNFPYNYEWSPAETLDDPNVANPIANPSETTTYQLIAWAGNCKADTAEVTVSVQLPPEITLTADTTIGAGDAIQLLASGGSFYQWKPERGLSDATISNPVASPTRTTTYTVEVLDSLGCISEEQMTVFVENQLFIPNLFTPNNDGQNDFFKVYGAGIKQIEFKVFTRGGKLLYSTNSVEEAYGEGWDGKYNGNPVESGVYVWSIKGEYFDERPLSFNGQQSGVINLMR from the coding sequence TTGACCTCAGTTATAGTAAATGCCCAGAACTTTAATGAAGTAGCTTCTACAGGACTTCCTGCAATAGGAAATAGCCAGATAGAATGGGCTGACTTTAATAATGATGGATTTAAGGATGTTCTGATTCTCGGTACTGATAATTCCGGTGGAATAATATTTGAATTGTATTCCAATAATCAGGACGCTACTTTTTCAGCTTCAGGTTTGCCAATTGGGGCTTTAAAAAATTCGAATTTTAGCATTCATGATTTTAATGATGATAATCAGCTTGATATTTTCTATACGGGTAGAGATGATTCAGAGAATATTAAAAACTATCTGCTGATCAATGATGGAACAGGGTTTACAATTCTTAATGATGTCATTGGCCAGTATTACAGAGCCAGAATTTTATCCTTGGATATAAATTTAGATGGTCAATTGGATTTGATTATCAGTGGGTATAATGAAAGCAATACCATTGAACAATCCGTATGGATTCAAGATGATTTATCTTTTACTGAAAGTACAGATTATGCACTTCCTGATATAGCCGTAGGAAGTTTAGTGGCGGCTGATTTCAATAATGATGGGATTATGGATTTTCTAACTTCAGGGGAAAATTCCAATGCCCAGTTTGAAACTCATATCTACTTAATCAATAAAGATGCTAGCCTAACAGAAAAGATTTTCTCACCTATTTCCAATATCTTAATTAGCGATATAATGGCTAAGGATTTTACTGGGGATGGGCTGACTGATTTTGTGTTTTTTGGCATAGATGGTTCATTTAATTCAGTTAAAAAATGGTATAAACAAGATGGATCGAATTATACTGAAATCAATAATGTAATAGATGTAGAGTCGAATGCATCTATCGATATGCTTGATCTAGATAATGATGTAGACAAGGATTTTGCGGTAAGTGGTTTGAACAACTCGGGAAATTATACTACTCAAATTTATGATAATGATGGTTCAGGAATTTTCACATTAAATGGAGAAGTATTAACTGGTGCATCCAGTGGCAGTATCAATATTGTTGACTTTAATAATGATAGTAAGAACGACTTGTATGTAAGCGGCTATTCTGATGTTGATCCTGATAATGCAATTATTAATTATTTATCAGAAAACAATACTGCTTCCACAAATGCAAGCCCTTCGATTCCTGCAAACCCAGCAAGCATTGTTTCTGCTAATGAAGTAAATTTTTCATGGGATAAGTCAACTGATGATTTGAGTTCTTACAATGAAATCAAATATGCTCTCACTTTAGGTAGTTCCACAGGCAATTATGATCTAATAAGTCCACTTAGCCTTAATAATGGGGTTGATCCCTTAATGGCTGAAGTATCTTTATCAACTCACAATCAATATTACCTCCAAAATTTAGATGAGGGTGAATACTTTTGGAAAGTAAGGGCAATTGATGCAGGGGGGAAGAGTTCAGCATTTTCTGCTAAAGAAAGTTTTATCATTTGCGATTCACCTGACTTAGGGCCAGATCAACAAATTTGTTTTGAGGATGCGGTTCATTTGTCTGCTGGAACTGCCTCAGATGTAGTCAATTGGTATTCGAAAAATGATGGATTGCTTCAAAATGGAGGAAATGATTTTTCATCAAGTTTTCCAACTAATGACACTATCATTGTAGAAGTGGAAAAGCCTTTGGGCTGTATTGTTTATGATACAGTAAATGTAGAAGTAATCCCACTTCCTGTAAGTATGCTTCCAGCTGATACTTCAGCTTGCTATGGGTCAAATATTTTACTGGAAGTATCCACTGATTTTAATAAAGTCAATTGGTATAGAAAAGATGAAGGATTAATTAGATCAAATAGCGAGTTTATTGAAATTGGATTGTTTGATAATGACACGATTATTGCAGAGCTCATCAATGCTGAAGGCTGTATTGGAAAGGATACCGTTTTACTTTTTACTAATGAACTTCCCAATAAAATAGCAAATCAAAACTTTTCTTTGTGCTATGGGGACAGCTTGAGCTATACTTTACCCAATAATTACGATTCAATCCGATGGGAATCCTATCAATTGGGTTTGATTGCCTCCAATATGCAGGGCATAGATTATCTTTTTAATGAGAGTGATACTTTATTAATCACCAAAGTAAATGAGAAAGGATGTTCTGGTACAGATACTGTATCTGTGACGATAAATCCTTTGCCAACTATTGGGTTAGTATCAGAAAAAAGAGTGTGCGAAGGTGAGATCGCTGAAATATCCATTGATGGTACTTGGGCAAATATCAATTGGAGAAGCGCAAACAATGGCTTGATTGATACCAATGTGAATAGCATCGGAATACCCGTAACAGCAGATGACTCCATTTTTGTATCTGTAGAAGATTCATTTGGTTGTGTCAATGCAGATACCTTGAGGTTGATTAAAAAAGACCTGCCCGTATTTGATTTAGGAAATGATACGACCCTTTGTATTTATGAAAGCATCTTATTGGAAACTTCCTCTGGTTTTTCCAAGGTAGAATGGGAATCCTTACAGCAAGGGATATTAGAAGAAGAGGATTGGTTTCTGAACTATGAGGTGTTTCAAACGGATACTTTAATCGCTACAGCTTATGCCTTTAATGGTTGTACTTATGCTGATTCTATCATAGTAAATGCCGTTGATTTACCGCAATTTTCATTGGGTGAAGACAAATCTATTTGTATTGGAGATTCTGTTAGCATTAGTTTAGATGGAAGTCCCGACAGTGTGAATTGGTATATGGACGGAACACTTCTAGAAGCCCATGAAAATTCTATTCAATTATTACATCAAAATTCCACCACTATAATTTCAGAGTATTTTAACACCACCAATTGTGTAAACCTCGATACTCTTTTGGTCACGGTAAATGATTTGCCTACTCTCAATCTAGCAGATACTATAAATGTATGCGAAGGAGAAATGACGACTATTTCAATTGATGAAAATTATCAATCCATTGATTGGTATTCAGAAAATGATGGACTAATAGCGTCTGATCAAATTGAAATTAGTTTTCAAGTTACACAATCAGACTTGATATGGGTGGAGGTACAGGATACTAATTCTTGTTTCAATAGTGATAGCATTAGAGTAATTAAAAATAATTTACCAGAATTTTCTTTAGGTCCAGACCAGCAAATTTGTGAAGGAAATATAGTTCAACTTGAAATTGATAATCCTGCAGATTCTATCAATTGGTTTAATAATTTAGGCGAGCAGTTGTTAGACACTACAGCTATCTTGAATTTTGAGGTCAATCAAAACCAAACTTGGTGGGCAGAGCAATGGAATGCTACCTCATGTGTTTTTAGCGATACTATTCAAGTCACCAACATTCCACTGCCTGTTTTTGATGCAGGGGATTCCATTTTGATCTGTGAAGAAGCCGAAATACAATTAAATCCTGAGGGAATTAATGAAAATTGGACTTTTGAATGGAGCCCGGCTGCTTTCTTATCCGATGCCTCTAGTGCAAATCCTTTTGCGAATCCTGAAGAAGATACATGGTTTTTCCTTGAAGTACAGAATGAAGAAGGGTGTGTTTATATGGATTCAGTTTTTGTGGCTTTGGATCAACCCTTGATTTTAGATGCTGGTGAAGATAGAACCATTTGCTTGGATGAAGTTACTGAGTTGGGTGGGGCACCTACAACTGATGGCAGCAATTTTCCTTATAATTATGAATGGAGCCCGGCTGAAACCTTAGATGATCCGAATGTGGCAAATCCAATAGCGAATCCATCAGAAACCACAACCTATCAATTAATTGCTTGGGCAGGAAATTGCAAAGCGGATACTGCAGAGGTTACGGTTAGCGTTCAATTGCCTCCTGAGATTACACTTACGGCTGATACCACTATTGGAGCAGGAGATGCCATTCAGTTGCTAGCTTCTGGAGGAAGCTTTTATCAATGGAAGCCGGAAAGAGGGCTGTCCGATGCTACCATTTCCAATCCAGTTGCAAGTCCTACTCGCACCACCACTTATACTGTCGAGGTCCTAGATTCATTAGGTTGTATATCCGAAGAACAGATGACCGTTTTTGTAGAAAATCAATTATTTATACCTAATCTCTTCACGCCCAATAATGATGGTCAAAATGATTTTTTCAAAGTCTATGGAGCTGGGATAAAACAAATTGAATTCAAGGTATTCACCAGGGGAGGAAAATTATTGTACAGTACCAATTCTGTGGAGGAAGCCTATGGAGAAGGCTGGGATGGAAAATATAATGGTAACCCAGTGGAATCCGGAGTCTATGTTTGGAGCATAAAAGGGGAATACTTTGATGAGCGTCCTTTAAGTTTTAACGGACAACAATCAGGGGTAATTAATTTAATGAGATAG